From a single Botrytis cinerea B05.10 chromosome 4, complete sequence genomic region:
- the Bcach1 gene encoding Bcach1 translates to MASSAALTASAALKSRVRRPSLLKKLAHPQDLIPLFPNGAYIGWSGFTGVGYPKKIPTMLADHVEKNNLQGQLKYSLFVGASSGAETENRWAELNMIERRSPHQVGKAIAKGINNGNINFFDKHLSMFPVDLVYGFYTKDRPNKKLDVVIVEATAITEDGGIIPGASVGASPELIQMADKIIVEVNTSMPSFEGLHDITMTELPPKRKPYLIMAPEDRIGTTAIPVDSEKIVAIVESDYQDQTVPNAPEDATSRAIATHLIEFLEHEVKHDRLPKSLLPIQSGIGNIANAVIGGLAESNFKNLKVWTEVLQDTFLDLFDSGRLDFATATSIRFSPDGFKRFYDGWEQYFDKLLLRSQQVSNSPEIIRRLGVIGMNTPVEVDIYAHANSTNVMGSRMLNGLGGSADFLRSSKYSIMHTPSTRPSKTDAHGVSCIVPMCTHVDQTEHDLDVVVTEQGLADVRGLSPKERAKVIIEKCSHPDYKPILEDYFRKAEFECMRRGWGHEPHLLWNSFDMHKAFDQEGSMKALKTWG, encoded by the exons ATGGCATCTTCGGCAGCTTTGACAGCTTCTGCTGCATTGAAATCTCGAGTTAGGAGACCATCTTTGCTTAAGAAACTTGCTCACCCCCAAGATTTGATCCCTCTTTTCCCTAATGGAGCTTACATTGGGTGGTCTGGGTTCACGGGTGTTGGATATCCTAA GAAGATCCCAACAATGCTCGCAGATCATGTCGAGAAGAACAACTTACAGGGCCAGCTTAAGTACTCCCTTTTCGTAGGTGCTAGTTCTGGAGCGGAAACCGAAAATCGATGGGCAGAGTTGAACATGATCGAACGACGAAGCCCTCATCAGGTCGGAAAAGCTATTGCAAAGGGAATCAACAATGGcaacatcaatttcttcGACAAACATCTGTCTATGTTTCCCGTAGATTTGGTTTATGGATTTTACACAAAGGATCGTCCCAACAAAAAGCTGGATGTGGTTATTGTTGAAGCTACAGCTATTACCGAAGATGGCGGTATTATTCCTGGAGCTTCCGTTGGAGCATCACCAGAATTGATTCAAATGGCGGACAAGATCATTGTTGAAGTCAACACCTCTATGCCTTCTTTTGAGGGTCTCCATGATATTACCATGACTGAGCTTCCACCAAAGCGGAAACCATACTTGATCATGGCGCCAGAGGACCGTATTGGAACAACCGCAATTCCTGTTGACAGCGAGAAGATTGTTGCCATTGTCGAGTCTGATTATCAAGATCAAACTGTACCAAATGCGCCAGAGGATGCTACATCGCGTGCAATTGCTACCCATTTAATTGAATTCCTTGAGCACGAAGTCAAGCATGACCGACTTCCCAAGAGCCTGCTCCCAATTCAGTCCGGTATTGGAAACATTGCCAATGCTGTCATTGGTGGTCTAGCCGAATCTAACTTCAAGAACCTCAAAGTCTGGACAGAGGTGCTTCAAGATACCTTCCTTGACCTTTTCGATTCTGGACGTTTAGACTTTGCAACCGCAACCTCTATTCGTTTCTCCCCAGACGGGTTCAAGCGTTTCTACGATGGATGGGAGCAATACTTCGACAAACTTTTACTTCGCTCACAGCAAGTCTCCAATTCCCCCGAAATCATCAGAAGATTGGGAGTTATCGGAATGAACACACCAGTTGAGGTTGATATCTACGCACATGCAAACAGCACAAATGTTATGGGTTCCCGCATGTTGAACGGCCTCGGTGGTTCAGCTGATTTCCTCCGTTCTTCTAAATACAGTATCATGCACACACCATCCACTAGACCATCTAAGACTGATGCTCACGGTGTTTCTTGCATCGTTCCTATGTGCACACACGTCGATCAAACCGAGCATGATTTGGATGTTGTCGTTACCGAACAAGGTCTTGCTGATGTCCGAGGATTAAGTCCAAAAGAGCGAGCCAAGGTCATCATTGAGAAATGCTCTCATCCAGATTATAAGCCAATCTTGGAAGACTACTTCAGAAAGGCCGAGTTCGAGTGTATGAGGAGAGGCTGGGGCCACGAGCCTCATCTATTGTGGAACAGCTTCGACATGCACAAGGCATTTGATCAAGAGGGAAGCATGAAGGCACTTAAGACTTGGGGTTAG
- the Bcrtt106 gene encoding Bcrtt106, whose translation MGIELDQASLQKAFQSRPDIQNAIAAASQAGPEYIELFNQISLHVCETITQQASEPASKKRRIDESLASRSIPNSTNGTSNSVGSAPATGEDPVLLEIKEISVVIPQRKKYTLCFTSTHLYARLPSSEEPASGMSYAWKDIEYIFCLPVPEKTQKQYNYILFPKNSIISPSKPSATAQPVPEPLVFTITDGAPKSGTITGTDSSAASAVSDDYKTLFNWAITTRLKAVGNTLKITESDPKLFASAIKQSHRPSEKAVHVKAFRGSKDGYLFFLPTGILWGYKKPLLFLPHNRIAALSFTNVLQRTFNLSLDIDMSVSGGEDTTEEMEFQMIDQEDFAGINEYVQRYGLQDKSMAEQRKAKRLNVNVMKDEEGNVVGNAEAGELERAAQEAEQAAMDEEDEDEEDYDPGSEGESEGSGTSDSEEDDDENGEGGGAGDDEDDEDGEEEEL comes from the exons ATGGGTATTGAATTGGATCAAGCTAGTCTACAAAAGGCTTTCCAGTCTCGTCCAGATATACAGAACGCCATAGCGGCAGCATCACAAG CTGGTCCAGAATACATCGAGctatttaatcaaatttcCCTACATGTCTGCGAGACAATAACTCAGCAAGCATCAGAACCGGCTTCAAAGAAACGTCGCATAGATGAGAGCCTCGCAAGTCGAAGCATCCCGAATAGCACAAATGGCACATCAAACAGCGTTGGGAGTGCGCCTGCTACTGGAGAAGATCCAGTCTTGCTTGAGATAAAAGAGATCTCAGTGGTAATACCGCAGCGCAAGAAATACACCCTTTGTTTCACATCAACACATCTCTATGCACGATTGCCGTCCTCTGAGGAACCTGCGTCTGGCATGAGCTATGCCTGGAAGGACATTG aatatatattttgtctCCCAGTCCCAGAGAAAACGCAAAAACAATACAATTACATACTCTTCCCAAAGAACTCTATTATATCACCCTCCAAACCTTCAGCAACTGCACAGCCTGTACCTGAACCGTTAGTTTTTACCATCACCGATGGAGCGCCAAAATCAGGAACTATCACTGGAACGGATAGTTCAGCAGCTTCGGCTGTTTCCGATGACTACAAGACCCTTTTTAACTGGGCTATTACCACCCGGTTGAAGGCCGTCGGCAATACCCTCAAGATCACTGAATCAGACCCTAAGCTTTTTGCGAGTGCAATCAAGCAAAGTCATCGACCAAGCGAGAAAGCGGTGCATGTCAAAGCATTCAGAGGATCCAAAGACGGATACTTGTTTTTTCTGCCTACTGGAATCCTGTGGGGATATAAAAAGCCGTTGTTATTCTTACCACACAACCGCATTGCTGCACTATCCTTCACAAACGTATTACAGCGTACCTTTAACCTTTCACTCGACATTGACATGTCAGTCTCAGGCGGCGAAGACACCACCgaggaaatggaatttcAAATGATAGATCAAGAAGATTTCGCTGGCATAAACGAGTATGTACAGAGATATGGATTACAGGATAAGAGTATGGCCGAACAGCGTAAAGCCAAGCgattgaatgtgaatgtgatgaaggatgaagaaggaaacGTTGTAGGAAATGCGGAAGCGGGAGAGTTAGAAAGGGCAGCCCAAGAAGCGGAACAGGCAGCGATGGATGAGGAggacgaagatgaggaagattaCGATCCAGGGAGCGAGGGTGAAAGCGAAGGGAGTGGCACAAGCGATAGTGAAGAGgacgatgatgagaatggggAGGGTGGAGGTGCTGGGgacgacgaggatgatgaggatggggaggaggaagagttGTAG
- the Bctpp1 gene encoding Bctpp1, translated as MLDIKLVAVSAKYLPTPTSRFIWRTMASPGNAQKRKLSTDRPISPPPLRRKVHSTTTKTDVASFFTPTSQKPPEKISWQERAPDEDSPSTLLVGKFEPLNSSDKRALSHNLKRNKVAAFDFDSTLIQTSSGKKHPTNGQDWKWWHPSVPTMLRKLYLDDGFCVVVISNQAGISLKTDPKPPKARLAEFKSKVSAVFNHINIPVSIYVATEKDIYRKPRMGMWKELLEDYDIHLPGDLKLQESIFVGDAAGRHASTGKSKDFSCSDRNFAENVGIKFYTPEEYFLDETPRSFTRTFEPGDYSSENTTVSPKYKKDNPKDIVILCGSPGAGKSTFYWKQLEPLGYSRVNQDILKTRDRCFKVAGQYLDEGRSVVVDNTNADRDVRSKWIALAAKHSVPIRCVHFLTSVQVCEHNDAVRALNETMNPEKRKILPKLAFTSFTSRYQRPELIEGFQDITEVPFKFEGSEAQRGIWTQHWI; from the exons ATGCTTGACATCAAGCTGGTTGCTGTATCAGCAAAATATCTCCCGACACCGACCTCAAGATTTATTTGGAGAACTATGGCAAGCCCTGGTAATGCacaaaagagaaagttgAGTACAGACCGCCCAATATCACCTCCACCATTGCGTCGCAAAGTACACTCTACAACAACAA AGACTGATGTTGCGTCATTTTTCACGCCCACGTCACAAAAACCACCCGAGAAAATTTCCTGGCAAGAACGCGCACCAGATGAAGATTCACCAAGCACGTTGTTGGTTGGTAAATTTGAACCATTGAACAGCTCAGATAAGAGGGCATTATCACACAACttgaaaagaaacaaagttGCTGCTTTCGATTTT GACTCAACTCTCATACAAACATCCTCTGGAAAGAAACACCCTACCAATGGCCAAGATTGGAAGTGGTGGCACCCATCGGTTCCTACTATGCTCAGAAAACTATACTTGGATGATGG TTTTTGTGTCGTTGTGATCAGCAACCAAGCTGGTATTTCACTCAAAACGGaccccaaaccccccaaaGCTCGACTTGCTGAATTCAAGTCGAAAGTATCTGCAGTCTTCAACCATATCAATATCCCAGTGAGCATATATGTAGCAACCGAGAAGGATATCTACCGAAAGCCACGAATGGGCATGTGGAAAGAATTACTTGAGGACTATGATATTCATCTCCCAGGTGAcctcaaacttcaagaatCCATTTTTGTTGGAGATGCTGCCGGGCGCCATGCAAGTACTGGTAAATCAAAGGATTTTTCTTGTTCAGATCG GAATTTCGCCGAGAATGTCGGGATCAAGTTCTACACCCCCGAAGAATATTTTCTCGACGAAACACCGAGATCGTTCACTCGCACCTTCGAACCAGGAGATTACAGCTCTGAAAACACCACAG TGTCTCCAAAGTACAAAAAAGACAACCCGAAAGACATAGTTATTCTTTGTGGTAGTCCTGGCGCTGGAAAATCTACATTTTATTGGAAGCAATTGGAACCTCTTGGCTATTCCAGAGTTAATCAAGACATCCTCAAAACA CGTGATAGATGTTTTAAAGTCGCTGGCCAATATCTAGATGAGGGGAGGTCTGTGGTTGTGG ACAATACTAATGCAGATCGAGATGTTCGCAGTAAATGGATAGCACTGGCTGCCAAGCATTCCGTGCCGATCCGCTGTGTTCATTTCCTAACAAGTGTACAAGTATGCGAGCACAACGATGCTGTGCGAGCCTTGAATGAAACC ATGAACCctgaaaagagaaagatacTTCCTAAATTGGCTTTCACAAGCTTTACTTCAAGATACCAACGACCTGAATTGATCGAAGGATTCCAGGATATTACAGAAGTGCCATTCAAG TTCGAGGGAAGCGAAGCCCAACGAGGGATTTGGACTCAACATTGGATttga